One genomic segment of Synechocystis sp. LKSZ1 includes these proteins:
- the lpxA gene encoding acyl-ACP--UDP-N-acetylglucosamine O-acyltransferase has translation MLTEQQRPGEDSLSPQIHPTAIIHPQAKLHPTVKVGPYSVIGEHVTIAADTTIASHVVIEGPTEIGIGNRIFAGAIIGSEPQDLKYKGGESWVKIGNYNQIREYVTINRATEEGAVTQLGNHNLLMAYAHVAHNCTIEDEVIIANSVALAGHIHIESKARISGVLGVHQFVHIGRLAMVGGMSRIERDVPPFTIVEGNPSRVRSLNLIGLQRSGMAPEDLADLKKAFRLIYRSGLTFQEALAQLQQGEQNPSVQHLCRFLQQSTTAQGRRGPIPGKA, from the coding sequence ATGTTGACCGAACAACAACGCCCGGGAGAGGATTCCTTGAGCCCCCAGATTCATCCCACTGCCATTATCCATCCCCAAGCGAAGTTACACCCCACGGTCAAAGTTGGCCCCTATAGCGTCATTGGTGAACACGTCACCATCGCCGCCGATACCACCATCGCTTCCCACGTCGTCATTGAGGGCCCAACGGAAATTGGCATCGGTAATCGCATTTTTGCCGGGGCCATCATCGGCTCAGAGCCCCAGGACTTGAAGTATAAGGGCGGGGAAAGTTGGGTCAAAATCGGCAACTATAACCAAATTCGGGAATACGTCACCATCAACCGGGCGACGGAAGAGGGAGCTGTCACGCAACTAGGTAATCACAATTTACTCATGGCCTACGCCCACGTTGCCCATAATTGCACCATCGAAGACGAGGTGATTATCGCCAACTCCGTTGCCCTAGCGGGTCATATCCACATCGAATCCAAGGCCCGCATTAGTGGGGTTCTGGGAGTCCACCAATTTGTTCACATTGGTCGCTTGGCCATGGTCGGTGGCATGAGTCGCATTGAGCGGGATGTGCCCCCCTTTACCATCGTCGAAGGCAATCCCTCCCGTGTCCGCTCCCTGAATTTGATTGGCCTACAACGGTCGGGTATGGCCCCCGAGGATTTAGCAGATCTCAAAAAAGCCTTTCGTCTAATTTATCGTTCTGGCCTGACCTTCCAAGAGGCCCTGGCCCAACTCCAACAGGGCGAACAAAATCCCTCTGTTCAACACCTCTGTCGGTTCCTGCAACAATCCACGACGGCCCAGGGCCGACGAGGCCCTATTCCCGGTAAAGCCTAG
- a CDS encoding gamma-glutamyl-gamma-aminobutyrate hydrolase family protein (Members of this family of hydrolases with an active site Cys residue belong to MEROPS family C26.), with translation MRAHYLQHVPFEGLGSIEDWLRANNDTITQTGFFETSWHLPEPEDIDLLIILGGPMSVNDVAAYPWLTAELQFIRQCLEVRIPTLGICLGAQLIARASGAQVYPNPHKEIGWFPIMGTGPQQPDTFIFPASQRVFHWHGETFDLPTGAQLLARSQACPHQAFQLGRSVLGLQFHLETTPASALALVAHCRDELVPGLYIQSEQAILAASPADYQVINQLMVEVLQFLRAGVSC, from the coding sequence ATGCGGGCTCACTACCTACAACACGTTCCCTTTGAGGGCCTGGGCAGTATCGAAGACTGGCTCAGGGCCAATAACGATACCATCACCCAAACTGGTTTCTTTGAGACGTCGTGGCACCTACCGGAACCGGAGGACATTGATCTGCTGATTATTCTCGGCGGGCCGATGAGTGTCAATGATGTCGCCGCATATCCTTGGTTGACGGCGGAACTGCAATTCATTCGTCAGTGTCTAGAAGTCCGCATCCCCACCCTAGGCATTTGTTTAGGGGCTCAACTGATTGCCCGGGCCAGCGGCGCTCAGGTCTACCCCAACCCCCACAAGGAAATTGGTTGGTTTCCGATTATGGGCACAGGGCCTCAGCAACCTGATACCTTTATCTTTCCGGCTTCCCAAAGGGTCTTTCACTGGCACGGCGAAACCTTTGATTTACCGACTGGAGCCCAACTTCTGGCCCGTAGCCAGGCCTGTCCGCATCAGGCCTTTCAACTGGGGCGTTCTGTCCTGGGACTACAATTTCATCTGGAAACCACCCCCGCCTCGGCCCTGGCCCTGGTGGCCCATTGCCGTGATGAATTAGTGCCTGGCCTCTACATCCAGTCAGAACAAGCGATTCTAGCAGCTTCGCCAGCAGACTACCAAGTTATTAATCAATTGATGGTGGAAGTTCTCCAGTTTCTGAGGGCAGGGGTTTCTTGCTAA
- the dnaK gene encoding molecular chaperone DnaK, whose translation MGKVVGIDLGTTNSVVAVMEGGKPVVIANAEGMRTTPSAVGFNKDGELVVGQMARRQSVLNPQNTFYAVKRFMGRRYGELSAESKRVPYTIRRDEADNIKIRCPRLKKDFAPEEISAMILRKLAEEASRYLGEKVTGAVITVPAYFNDSQRQATRDAGRIAGLEVLRIINEPTAASLAYGLEQRRSQKILVFDLGGGTFDVSVLEVGDGIFEVKATSGDTQLGGNDFDRRIVDWLAEQFLEAEKVDLRQDRQSLQRLTEAAEKAKIELSGVSVTDINLPFITATEDGPKHLETRLTRSQFEELCGDLVTRLRRPIKRVLKDAGLSPVQVDEVVLVGGGTRMPMIKSLVRSFIDREPNENVNPDEVVAIGAAIQAGILGGEVKDILLLDVTPLSLGLETIGGVMKKLLPRNTTIPVRKSDIFSTGENNQTVVEVHVLQGEREMASDNKSLGRFKLSGIPPAPRGIPQVQVSFDIDANGILQVTARDKTTGREQSITVQGASVLTESEVNRMIQEAEQFADQDRERRERIEKRNQAKALTDQAQRRLKEVTLDFGSAFTVSYRRQVEALSAEILEALEKEDDRRLDRAQSDLQDVLYELNREVRLQYEEEDTGFFSTLKKTFIGDDEEDDYDPRPNYRREYPESSSNLGGASYRMPGRGPGPENYRSTAYSDWDQPRVSRQRTYGSSRSEDDWQQNNDFASPGPRSRPIPTDNGRYEERTSNRPSRRQRPLPPENTWDEEDDDDWF comes from the coding sequence ATGGGTAAAGTAGTCGGAATTGACCTAGGAACAACAAACTCCGTAGTCGCAGTGATGGAAGGGGGCAAGCCTGTTGTGATTGCCAATGCTGAGGGCATGAGAACAACCCCTTCGGCGGTGGGCTTCAACAAGGATGGGGAATTGGTGGTGGGCCAGATGGCCCGGCGACAATCAGTACTGAATCCCCAAAATACGTTTTATGCTGTCAAACGCTTCATGGGCCGACGTTATGGAGAACTGAGTGCAGAGTCGAAGCGGGTTCCCTACACCATCCGCCGCGACGAAGCCGACAACATTAAAATCCGTTGTCCCCGCCTGAAAAAAGACTTTGCTCCGGAAGAAATCTCGGCCATGATTCTGCGGAAATTAGCCGAGGAGGCCAGTCGTTATCTAGGGGAAAAGGTAACGGGGGCCGTGATTACTGTCCCAGCCTATTTTAATGATTCCCAACGCCAGGCGACGAGGGATGCGGGACGCATTGCCGGTCTGGAAGTGCTCCGTATTATTAACGAACCGACGGCGGCCTCCCTAGCCTATGGGTTAGAACAACGGCGCAGTCAGAAAATTCTGGTCTTTGATTTGGGGGGCGGCACCTTTGATGTCTCGGTGCTGGAAGTCGGTGATGGCATTTTTGAAGTCAAAGCGACCAGCGGCGACACCCAACTAGGGGGGAATGATTTTGACCGGCGCATTGTAGATTGGCTGGCGGAGCAATTTCTAGAAGCGGAAAAAGTTGATTTGCGGCAGGATCGGCAATCTTTGCAACGGTTAACGGAGGCCGCAGAAAAGGCCAAAATTGAACTGTCGGGGGTGAGTGTTACCGATATTAACTTGCCCTTTATTACCGCTACGGAAGATGGCCCCAAGCACCTGGAAACCCGCCTCACTCGCTCCCAATTTGAAGAATTGTGCGGGGATCTGGTAACACGTCTGCGCCGCCCGATTAAACGGGTGTTGAAGGATGCGGGACTGAGTCCAGTACAGGTAGATGAAGTGGTGCTGGTCGGGGGAGGCACCCGGATGCCCATGATTAAATCCCTAGTGCGGAGTTTTATTGACCGAGAACCCAACGAAAACGTAAACCCCGATGAAGTGGTGGCCATTGGGGCTGCCATTCAGGCGGGCATTTTGGGTGGTGAGGTGAAGGATATTTTGCTCTTGGATGTGACGCCCTTGTCCCTGGGTCTGGAAACCATCGGCGGTGTCATGAAAAAACTGTTGCCCCGCAACACCACCATTCCGGTGCGCAAATCGGATATTTTTTCCACCGGCGAAAATAATCAAACCGTGGTGGAAGTCCATGTCCTGCAAGGGGAGCGGGAAATGGCCAGTGACAATAAATCCCTGGGACGCTTTAAACTAAGTGGCATTCCCCCGGCCCCCCGAGGCATTCCTCAAGTTCAGGTGTCCTTTGATATTGATGCCAACGGTATTTTGCAGGTCACGGCCCGGGATAAAACGACGGGTCGAGAACAAAGCATTACGGTGCAAGGGGCCTCAGTGCTGACGGAAAGTGAAGTGAACCGCATGATCCAAGAGGCCGAACAATTCGCCGACCAAGACCGCGAACGCCGGGAACGCATTGAAAAACGCAATCAGGCCAAGGCCCTGACGGATCAGGCCCAACGTCGCCTCAAGGAAGTTACCTTGGACTTTGGTAGTGCCTTCACCGTTTCCTATCGTCGTCAGGTGGAAGCCCTATCGGCAGAAATTTTAGAGGCCCTGGAAAAAGAAGACGACCGCCGCCTCGACCGGGCCCAGAGTGACCTTCAGGATGTCCTCTACGAACTGAATCGAGAAGTGCGTTTGCAATACGAAGAAGAGGATACGGGCTTCTTTAGCACCCTCAAGAAGACCTTTATTGGTGACGACGAGGAAGATGACTACGACCCTCGGCCCAATTATCGCCGCGAGTACCCAGAGTCGTCGAGCAATCTGGGGGGAGCCTCCTACCGCATGCCCGGCCGTGGGCCAGGGCCGGAAAATTACCGCTCTACAGCCTACAGCGATTGGGATCAGCCCCGCGTCTCCCGTCAACGCACCTACGGCAGTAGCCGCTCTGAAGATGACTGGCAGCAGAATAATGACTTTGCCTCCCCTGGCCCTCGTTCCCGCCCCATACCAACGGATAATGGTCGCTACGAAGAACGGACTAGTAACCGTCCAAGTCGCCGTCAGCGCCCTCTTCCCCCGGAAAATACCTGGGATGAAGAAGACGATGATGATTGGTTCTAA
- a CDS encoding DUF2993 domain-containing protein produces MSTDVSHGLITKILTPALRLWLQSQLEAVESLEIDIQGQNRQILKGYVPRVALQSRQALYQGLSLGRVLLKGENIRINIGQIVKGKPLQLLEPIQVSGEVQISQADLQASLPSAILSNALTELLLALLERLDIADPQAYLADYQLQWQSIVLAEQSFTLSADLTTAQETHYLKLRAHLSLLNPQALHLDNLELQGLPGLANSKLGPLTVDLGEDVSLEALNLSPAELSCLGRLLIRP; encoded by the coding sequence ATGTCCACTGATGTTAGTCATGGCCTGATCACTAAAATCCTGACGCCGGCCCTCCGCCTCTGGCTCCAGTCCCAACTCGAAGCGGTCGAAAGTCTAGAAATTGACATTCAAGGGCAAAATCGTCAGATTCTCAAGGGGTACGTCCCCCGCGTAGCCTTGCAATCCCGTCAGGCCCTGTACCAAGGCCTCTCCCTGGGACGGGTCTTGCTCAAGGGGGAGAATATCCGCATTAATATTGGTCAGATCGTCAAGGGTAAACCCCTGCAACTCCTAGAGCCGATCCAAGTCAGTGGGGAGGTGCAAATTAGCCAGGCCGATCTTCAGGCCTCTCTGCCCTCCGCGATTTTAAGCAATGCCTTGACGGAACTTCTTTTGGCCCTGCTGGAACGCCTCGACATTGCCGATCCCCAGGCCTATCTAGCGGACTATCAACTGCAATGGCAGAGTATTGTCCTGGCCGAACAATCCTTTACGCTATCGGCCGATTTAACAACAGCTCAGGAAACCCATTACCTAAAGTTACGGGCCCACCTCTCCCTCCTCAATCCCCAGGCCCTCCACCTCGACAATCTAGAACTCCAGGGCCTGCCCGGTCTTGCTAACTCTAAACTAGGGCCATTAACGGTGGATTTAGGGGAGGATGTCAGTCTTGAGGCCTTGAACCTTAGCCCTGCTGAACTTTCCTGCTTAGGTCGTCTATTGATCCGGCCCTAG
- the fabZ gene encoding 3-hydroxyacyl-ACP dehydratase FabZ, with protein sequence MTTSVSPSPDSSSPATPASQQTTFEVREIQDLLPHRYPFALVDRILDYVPGKQATGLKNVTINEPFFPGHVPGRPIMPGVLIVESMAQVGGVILTQLPGMKGKFFAFAGIDGVRFRRPVIPGDQLIMTVALLSLKLNRIAKMHGKAVVDGQLVCEADMLFSLID encoded by the coding sequence ATGACCACTTCTGTTTCCCCTTCCCCTGATTCTTCTTCCCCAGCAACGCCGGCTAGCCAGCAAACCACCTTTGAGGTGCGGGAAATCCAAGACCTCCTGCCCCACCGCTACCCCTTTGCCCTGGTGGATCGTATTCTCGACTATGTTCCCGGCAAGCAAGCCACGGGACTGAAAAATGTCACCATTAACGAGCCGTTTTTTCCCGGCCATGTTCCGGGGCGGCCGATTATGCCGGGGGTGTTAATCGTGGAATCCATGGCCCAAGTAGGGGGAGTGATCCTGACCCAATTACCAGGGATGAAGGGCAAATTTTTCGCCTTCGCCGGTATTGATGGCGTGCGCTTTCGGCGGCCGGTCATTCCCGGAGATCAATTGATTATGACCGTTGCTCTTCTCTCCCTGAAGCTCAACCGCATTGCTAAAATGCACGGCAAGGCCGTCGTGGATGGGCAACTTGTCTGCGAAGCAGATATGCTATTTTCCTTAATCGACTAG
- a CDS encoding DnaJ C-terminal domain-containing protein, with amino-acid sequence MQQKGRNYYQILGVSRNATNEEIKKSFRKLARQYHPDVNPNDRLAEEKFKDINEAYDVLSDEAKRADYDALLFGRPNRRPRPAPPRSNGNATYETASPPRQPAEYWRDYSASTTKRTKVVGASSRPLPRDVEAKLTLPLEKAYRGGQERIRLEDGRSLEVEMPKGMANGQRIRLKAQGLNGGDLYLKISLEPHPFWELQGTDIFCTIPVTPSEAILGGAIEVPTIDGPVKMTVPKGVKAGQRLRLAQKGYPDGQGNRGDQLVEIQIAIPPEPSAEELALYESLRQLETYNPRQGLLTT; translated from the coding sequence ATGCAGCAAAAAGGGAGAAATTACTACCAAATTTTAGGGGTCTCGCGCAACGCGACCAACGAAGAGATTAAAAAATCCTTTCGTAAGTTAGCTCGTCAGTACCATCCTGATGTCAATCCCAATGACCGCCTCGCGGAGGAAAAGTTTAAGGATATCAACGAGGCCTACGATGTCCTCTCCGATGAAGCTAAGCGGGCCGACTACGATGCCCTTCTGTTCGGTCGTCCTAATCGCCGTCCCCGACCAGCCCCTCCCCGTAGCAATGGCAATGCTACCTATGAAACGGCCTCCCCCCCCCGTCAACCAGCAGAATACTGGCGGGACTATAGTGCTAGTACGACGAAACGAACCAAAGTCGTTGGCGCATCCTCTCGTCCCCTACCCCGGGATGTAGAAGCAAAGCTGACTCTGCCCTTAGAAAAGGCCTATCGGGGGGGGCAAGAACGAATTCGCCTAGAGGATGGCCGTTCCCTAGAAGTCGAGATGCCCAAGGGCATGGCCAACGGCCAACGCATCCGTCTTAAAGCCCAGGGCCTGAATGGCGGAGACCTATACCTCAAAATTAGCCTCGAACCCCACCCCTTTTGGGAACTCCAGGGAACCGATATTTTTTGTACCATTCCGGTCACGCCCAGTGAAGCGATCCTGGGCGGGGCCATTGAAGTTCCCACTATTGATGGGCCGGTTAAAATGACCGTTCCCAAGGGAGTCAAGGCGGGCCAACGTCTGCGCCTGGCCCAGAAAGGCTATCCCGATGGCCAGGGCAACCGGGGCGACCAATTGGTAGAAATTCAGATTGCGATTCCCCCAGAACCCAGCGCGGAGGAATTGGCTCTTTACGAATCTCTGCGCCAACTTGAAACCTACAACCCCCGCCAGGGATTATTGACAACCTAA
- a CDS encoding EAL domain-containing protein, with protein sequence MPSASILIVDDEPDNFDVIEALLGDQDYDFHYVPSGPLALESLSTFSPDLILLDVMMPGMNGLEVCRQIKARPDCQGIPIIIITALNEKSDLAHCLEAGADDFLTKPVNRLELRARTHSMLRIRRQYQQLAVFNAHLEQMVQARTNQLHRMIFEDSLTQLPSRAFLVKALTEALAAGQVDFALVIFDCDQFQLVNGSFGSVIGDQLLKAVAQRLNQHLRPQDILARLGGDEFCFLLHQVAEPAMVESFIQTVIASFERPFLVENCDIFMTVSAGVAWGQNPEQKAEALLQDANSAMYRAKARGKSNVAIFDSAMHQEMLQRLQLENDLQRALKQEEFVVYYQPIMDLQQQTLAGLEALIRWQHPERGMVSPAEFIPCLEATGLIVPVGIWVLRQACWQLQQWHRQSLPDLSVSVNLSVRQFNSPTLLSDIDTVITETGLDPQYLKLEITESAIMDNADDAIAITQALQERQIQLSIDDFGTGYSSLEYLHRLPVDNLKIDRSFVDHIGKNSRNYYVVNTIVTLGHQLGLKIIAEGVETEEQEVWLQNLGCEFGQGYRYARPLPAAEIEARYLHH encoded by the coding sequence ATGCCCTCAGCCTCCATCTTGATCGTTGACGATGAGCCGGATAACTTCGATGTGATTGAAGCCTTGCTCGGGGATCAAGACTATGATTTTCATTACGTCCCCAGTGGCCCGCTGGCCCTCGAGTCGCTATCAACGTTTTCCCCTGATCTAATTTTGCTGGATGTGATGATGCCGGGGATGAATGGGCTTGAAGTTTGTCGCCAGATCAAAGCGCGGCCAGACTGTCAGGGTATTCCTATCATTATCATCACGGCTTTAAATGAAAAAAGTGATCTGGCCCATTGTTTAGAAGCAGGGGCGGATGACTTTCTCACAAAACCCGTCAATCGTCTGGAATTAAGGGCCAGAACTCACTCCATGTTGCGCATTCGTCGCCAGTACCAACAACTTGCTGTCTTTAATGCTCACCTAGAGCAGATGGTACAGGCGCGGACGAACCAGCTCCATCGCATGATTTTTGAGGATAGTCTGACCCAATTACCCAGTCGGGCTTTTCTCGTGAAAGCGCTCACGGAGGCATTAGCCGCAGGACAAGTGGACTTTGCCCTAGTCATTTTTGACTGCGACCAGTTCCAATTAGTTAATGGTTCCTTTGGCAGTGTGATCGGTGATCAACTCCTGAAGGCGGTTGCTCAACGTTTAAATCAGCATCTGCGTCCCCAGGATATATTGGCACGATTGGGAGGGGATGAGTTTTGTTTTTTACTCCACCAAGTTGCGGAACCCGCGATGGTTGAATCCTTTATTCAAACGGTGATCGCCAGCTTTGAACGGCCATTCTTAGTGGAAAATTGCGATATTTTTATGACGGTTTCGGCGGGAGTCGCCTGGGGGCAAAATCCTGAGCAGAAGGCCGAAGCCCTGCTCCAGGATGCTAACAGTGCCATGTATCGAGCCAAGGCCCGAGGAAAAAGCAATGTGGCCATCTTCGATTCGGCCATGCACCAGGAAATGCTCCAGCGTCTACAACTGGAAAACGATCTGCAACGGGCCCTCAAGCAAGAAGAATTTGTCGTCTACTACCAGCCGATTATGGATCTGCAGCAACAAACTCTCGCGGGCCTAGAAGCTTTGATTCGTTGGCAACACCCCGAGCGGGGTATGGTCTCACCAGCGGAGTTTATTCCCTGTCTAGAGGCGACGGGCCTGATTGTCCCCGTGGGGATCTGGGTCTTGCGCCAGGCCTGTTGGCAACTCCAGCAATGGCATCGGCAGAGTTTACCAGACCTCAGTGTCAGTGTTAATTTATCCGTCCGCCAGTTCAATAGTCCGACACTCCTTAGCGATATTGATACCGTCATCACAGAAACTGGCCTAGATCCTCAGTACCTTAAATTGGAAATTACGGAAAGCGCGATCATGGATAACGCCGATGACGCGATTGCCATTACCCAGGCCCTACAGGAGCGTCAGATCCAGCTCAGTATTGATGACTTTGGCACAGGCTATTCTTCCCTGGAATATCTCCACCGTCTGCCGGTGGATAACCTTAAAATTGACCGTTCCTTTGTGGATCACATTGGCAAGAACTCACGCAATTATTATGTGGTGAATACGATTGTTACTCTCGGCCATCAATTGGGTCTCAAAATCATTGCTGAAGGGGTTGAAACTGAGGAGCAAGAAGTTTGGCTACAAAATCTAGGTTGTGAGTTTGGCCAGGGCTATCGCTATGCCCGGCCCTTGCCGGCCGCCGAAATCGAGGCCCGCTACCTGCATCATTAG
- a CDS encoding TPM domain-containing protein codes for MNNLGFRGWCLAFVAIGTAFWLWLINPTPALAVNNPELLPEQVTPIVDLANFLPQPQEDKLIQEIQQFEAETGWKLRILTQYDRSPGRAVINFWGLDDKSILLVADARGGNLLAFSIGDAVYELMPRTFWIELQARFGNMYFVRDNGENLAITEALDTVKGCLVQGGCNVVPGLPREQWILTLVTSIVGGLIVGFAAIPRKEGQIFAWQWVLIMSPLWGILVIAFGIGPVVSRTSDWLPLVRNLMGFTLGILVAYLSPLLNQPNPSKT; via the coding sequence ATGAATAACTTAGGCTTTCGAGGTTGGTGTCTGGCCTTCGTCGCAATCGGTACAGCGTTCTGGCTTTGGCTGATCAACCCCACCCCAGCGTTAGCAGTAAACAACCCAGAACTGCTCCCGGAGCAAGTTACTCCCATCGTTGACCTAGCCAACTTTTTGCCCCAACCCCAGGAAGATAAGCTGATCCAAGAGATTCAACAATTTGAAGCTGAGACAGGCTGGAAGCTGAGGATTCTGACGCAGTACGACCGTAGTCCGGGCCGGGCTGTGATTAATTTCTGGGGCCTGGACGATAAAAGTATTTTGTTGGTAGCGGATGCTCGAGGCGGCAACCTTCTGGCCTTTAGCATTGGGGATGCAGTCTATGAATTGATGCCTCGTACCTTCTGGATTGAACTCCAGGCCCGCTTCGGTAATATGTATTTTGTTCGGGACAATGGGGAAAACCTCGCCATTACTGAGGCCCTGGATACCGTCAAGGGGTGTTTAGTACAAGGGGGCTGTAATGTTGTCCCTGGTCTACCCCGTGAACAATGGATTTTAACCCTGGTAACGTCGATTGTTGGTGGTTTGATCGTTGGTTTTGCCGCCATTCCCCGCAAAGAGGGCCAAATTTTTGCTTGGCAATGGGTGTTAATTATGTCGCCCCTGTGGGGAATTTTGGTGATTGCCTTTGGTATTGGCCCAGTTGTCAGTCGTACCAGTGATTGGTTGCCCTTGGTGCGCAACTTGATGGGATTTACCCTCGGTATTCTTGTGGCTTACCTTTCGCCCTTGCTAAATCAACCCAATCCGTCTAAAACTTAA
- a CDS encoding pseudouridine synthase: MQERVQKILSQWGIASRRHAEAMILSGRVALNGKVAELGDKADPHRDYLEVDGKRVEPLNRPQLFYILMNKPKGVLSTCDDPKGRKTVIELLPPNLQQGKGIHPVGRLDRNSTGALILSNDGELTLRLTHPRYHLPKTYDVWVEGHPSDQALEEWRQGMILDGQKTLPAQLEILEETPQQTRLLITLTEGKNRQIRRLAEQLGLEVTKLHRRSIGNLALNQGQQRLLPGEYRLLKPAEVSYLKRHVQLEASLALPVARRNQGRPR; encoded by the coding sequence ATGCAGGAACGGGTTCAAAAAATTCTCTCTCAATGGGGCATTGCCTCCCGCCGCCACGCGGAAGCGATGATTTTAAGTGGCCGGGTGGCCCTCAACGGCAAAGTGGCTGAACTGGGGGACAAGGCCGACCCCCATCGAGATTATCTGGAGGTCGATGGGAAGCGGGTGGAACCCCTCAATCGTCCCCAGCTTTTCTATATTTTGATGAATAAACCCAAGGGGGTGCTTTCCACCTGCGATGACCCCAAGGGCCGCAAAACCGTTATTGAACTTCTGCCCCCTAACCTGCAACAGGGCAAAGGCATTCATCCCGTTGGCCGCCTCGACCGTAACTCTACTGGAGCCTTGATTTTAAGCAATGATGGGGAACTCACCCTACGCCTGACCCATCCCCGTTACCACCTGCCCAAGACCTACGATGTTTGGGTCGAGGGCCATCCCAGTGACCAGGCCCTGGAAGAATGGCGGCAGGGCATGATCCTCGATGGCCAAAAAACGCTCCCGGCCCAGCTCGAAATTCTAGAGGAAACGCCCCAACAAACCCGCCTACTGATTACCCTCACCGAAGGCAAAAATCGCCAAATTCGCCGTCTCGCGGAACAATTGGGCCTGGAAGTCACCAAACTCCACCGCCGCAGTATTGGTAATCTCGCGCTCAATCAGGGCCAACAGCGTCTTCTGCCGGGGGAATACCGCCTGCTCAAGCCCGCAGAAGTCAGCTACCTCAAACGCCATGTCCAGCTAGAAGCTTCTCTGGCCTTGCCCGTTGCCCGTCGGAACCAAGGACGCCCCCGTTAA
- a CDS encoding precorrin-8X methylmutase: MDLHLIDAKSLALIDQEIDSDFWSPAEYEIVRRVVYATADFEYQHLLRFSERVLPAGAAALASRTTIIVDVPMVQVGVVSRLQQTFANPVYCSTQTITRPQKNKPQAAWGLETLASRYPEGIFIIGDSLPALHSLVELVQQQRLRPALVIATPSGFIGAEEAKKQLYQANIPNITVTGRKGNAVVAVAILNGLVDLAWQAYEQSAQAVG; encoded by the coding sequence ATGGATCTGCACCTCATCGACGCCAAAAGTTTAGCTCTGATCGACCAGGAAATAGATAGTGATTTTTGGTCGCCAGCAGAGTACGAAATTGTTCGTCGTGTGGTTTACGCTACTGCTGATTTTGAGTACCAACATCTACTTCGTTTTTCTGAGCGGGTTCTACCGGCTGGTGCGGCGGCCCTGGCCTCTCGGACAACAATCATTGTGGATGTACCTATGGTACAAGTGGGGGTGGTCTCTCGATTGCAACAAACCTTTGCCAACCCGGTTTACTGTAGTACGCAAACCATTACCCGGCCTCAGAAAAATAAACCCCAAGCGGCCTGGGGCCTGGAAACCTTGGCCAGCCGCTACCCCGAGGGGATTTTTATCATCGGTGATTCTCTACCGGCCCTCCATTCCTTGGTAGAACTAGTACAACAACAGCGTCTGCGGCCGGCCTTAGTGATTGCCACACCTTCGGGGTTTATCGGAGCCGAAGAGGCTAAAAAGCAACTGTATCAGGCCAATATTCCCAACATTACGGTGACGGGACGCAAGGGCAATGCGGTGGTAGCTGTTGCCATTCTCAATGGCCTGGTGGATCTGGCCTGGCAGGCCTATGAGCAGAGTGCCCAGGCAGTGGGTTAG